The following coding sequences are from one Melospiza melodia melodia isolate bMelMel2 chromosome 2, bMelMel2.pri, whole genome shotgun sequence window:
- the PCDH20 gene encoding protocadherin-20 produces MGPPGGRGSSGARGSLQHLLLFLLFVGPFNCFASYSRATELFYSLNEGLPAGVLIGSLARDLRLPTAGGQQAASLQPPLSFTLASHGLGGQYVQLDNRSGELHTSAVEIDREALCVESSGATIFGGSAAVSSSPSPESCLLLLDVLVLPQEYFRLVKVKIAIRDVNDNAPRFPVPHIRLWVPENAPVNTRLAIEHPALDPDMGTNGVQTYRLRDNYGVFTLDVEENENGERTPYLIVMGALDRETQDEYVTVIVAEDGGTPPLVGSATLTIGISDINDNCPQFNDSQLNVTLYGNSSLGTHVATVHAVDMDLGSNAQITYSYSQKVPQPSRDLFHLNESTGVITLSTKVDGDTPRLHRLIILGNGPGCIPAVITVLVTIIKVMMRPPEVVPRFIANEVEGVVYLKELEPINTPIAFFTIKDPDEKYKVSCYLDGDGPFRLSPYKPYNNEYLLETTKPLDFETQQLYEISVVAWNSEGFHVKKVVKVQVLDDNDNSPVFSEQLIELSIEENNVPNAFLTKLHATDADSGERGQVSYFLGPDAPSYFALDKTTGVLTVSTQLDREEKEKYRYTVKAVDSGFPPRESIATVTITVLDKNDNSPRFINKDFSFFVPENFPGFGEIGVISVTDADAGQNGWVALSVLNGSDIFVIDTGKGVLRAKVSLDREQQSSYVLWIEAVDGGDPALSSTAKITILLLDINDNPPLVLFPQSNMSYLLVLPSTLPGSPITEVYAVDKDTGMNAVIAYSIIGRRGPRPESFRIDPKTGNITLEESLMQNDYGLYRLLVKVSDHGYPEPLHSTVMVNLFVNDTVSNESYIESLLRKEPDISVEEKQPQISIEPTHKKMESASCMPTLVALSIISLGSIALVTGMGIYICLRKGKKHHRADENLEVQIPLNGRINLHMLEKKPVEISNI; encoded by the exons ATGGGGCCCCCGGGCGGTCGCGGCAGCTCCGGCGCCCGCGGCAGCCTGCAG CACTTGCTCCTCTTTCTGCTCTTCGTTGGGCCTTTCAACTGCTTTGCCAGTTACAGCCGCGCCACTGAGCTCTTCTACAGCCTCAACGAGGGGCTGCCTGCTGGGGTGCTCATCGGCAGCCTGGCCCGTGACCTGCGGCTCCCAACGGCTGGCGGCCAGCAAGCTGCGTCTCTGCAGCCCCCGCTCTCCTTCACCCTGGCCTCCCATGGCTTGGGGGGACAGTATGTGCAGCTGGACAACCGCTCCGGAGAGCTGCACACCTCGGCGGTGGAGATAGACCGGGAAGCTCTATGTGTGGAAAGCAGTGGGGCCACCATCTTCGGGGGATCGGCTGCTGTCTCTTCCTCCCCGTCACCAGAGTCATGCCTACTGCTGCTGGATGTGCTGGTACTGCCGCAGGAGTACTTTCGCCTGGTGAAGGTAAAAATTGCTATCCGTGATGTCAACGACAACGCGCCCCGCTTCCCTGTGCCCCACATCCGCCTCTGGGTGCCTGAGAATGCGCCTGTGAACACCCGCCTGGCCATCGAGCACCCCGCCCTCGACCCTGACATGGGCACCAATGGTGTCCAGACCTACCGCCTGCGAGATAACTATGGTGTCTTCACCCTGGACGTGGAGGAGAACGAGAACGGGGAGAGGACTCCCTACCTGATTGTTATGGGGGCACTGGACAGGGAGACGCAGGACGAGTATGTGACAGTCATCGTCGCTGAGGATGGGGGGACTCCTCCGCTCGTGGGCAGCGCCACCCTCACTATCGGCATCAGTGACATCAATGACAACTGCCCCCAGTTCAATGACTCGCAGCTCAACGTCACTCTCTATGGGAATTCCAGCCTAGGGACACACGTGGCTACTGTCCACGCTGTGGACATGGACCTTGGATCCAATGCCCAGATCACCTACTCCTACAGCCAGAAGGTCCCCCAGCCATCCAGAGACTTGTTCCATCTGAATGAAAGCACAGGAGTCATCACACTCTCCACTAAGGTTGATGGGGACACTCCAAGGCTGCACAGGCTGATCATACTGGGCAACGGTCCTGGCTGTATTCCTGCCGTGATCACGGTGCTGGTGACCATCATCAAAGTCATGATGAGGCCCCCTGAAGTTGTTCCTCGTTTCATAGCTAACGAGGTGGAAGGGGTGGTCTACTTAAAGGAACTTGAGCCTATCAACACACCCATAGCATTTTTTACTATCAAAGACCCCGATGAAAAGTACAAAGTCAGTTGCTATTTGGACGGTGATGGGCCTTTCAGGCTTTCACCGTACAAGCCATACAACAATGAATACCTGTTGGAGACCACAAAGCCTTTGGACTTTGAGACACAGCAGCTGTATGAAATCTCTGTAGTTGCATGGAACTCTGAAGGATTTCATGTTAAGAAAGTTGTCAAAGTACAGGTTCTGGATGACAACGACAATTCACCGGTTTTCTCTGAACAGCTGATAGAATTGTCCATTGAGGAGAACAATGTTCCCAATGCTTTTTTGACCAAACTGCATGCTACTGATGCTGACAGTGGAGAAAGAGGGCAAGTGTCCTATTTCTTAGGACCTGATGCCCCTTCCTATTTTGCTTTAGATAAAACCACAGGAGTTCTTACAGTTTCCACCCAACTggacagagaagaaaaagagaaatacaGATATACTGTCAAAGCAGTAGATTCTGGATTCCCTCCGAGAGAATCAATAGCAACTGTCACCATCACTGTATTGGATAAAAATGATAACAGTCCAAGATTTATCAATAAAGATTTCAGCTTTTTTGTGCCAGAAAACTTTCCAGGCTTTGGTGAAATTGGAGTTATAAGTGTCACAGATGCTGATGCAGGGCAAAATGGATGGGTTGCCCTTTCAGTTCTGAACGGAAGTGATATTTTTGTTATAGATACTGGAAAAGGAGTTTTGAGAGCTAAAGTCTCCCTAGACAGGGAGCAGCAAAGCTCCTACGTTCTGTGGATTGAAGCAGTTGATGGCGGTGATCCTGCCCTGTCTTCTACAGCAAAAATAACTATCCTTCTTCTGGACATAAATGACAACCCTCCTTTGGTCTTGTTCCCTCAGTCTAACATGTCTTACTTGTTAGTCCTTCCCTCTACCCTTCCTGGCTCTCCCATCACTGAGGTCTATGCTGTCGATAAGGACACCGGCATGAATGCAGTCATAGCTTACAGTATCATAGGAAGGAGAGGCCCTCGACCCGAGTCGTTTAGGATTGACCCCAAAACTGGTAACATCACCTTGGAAGAGTCACTGATGCAGAATGACTATGGCCTCTATCGGCTGCTTGTGAAAGTCAGTGACCACGGCTACCCAGAGCCTCTCCACTCCACCGTCATGGTGAACCTTTTTGTGAATGACACCGTCAGCAATGAGAGCTACATCGAGAGCTTGTTAAGGAAGGAGCCTGATATCAGTGTGGAGGAAAAGCAGCCACAAATATCCATAGAGCCTACACATAAAAAAATGGAGTCAGCATCCTGCATGCCTACCTTGGTAGCTCTTTCAATAATAAGCTTGGGTTCGATTGCTTTAGTAACGGGGATGGGAATTTACATTTGtctgagaaaagggaaaaagcatcACAGAGCAGATGAAAACTTGGAAGTACAAATCCCCTTAAATGGAAGAATTAACCTGCACATGTTGGAGAAGAAACCAGTGGAGATTTCTAACATCTGA